The genomic region AGTACCTAACGAACTTTACCTTAAGGTTATGAAAATGTTCCCAGGATAGGTTGATGCAATATCCATGAACTCCGAAGTTTTTCTTAAGAAGTTAAGGGAAGGGTCACCTTTTTTCCTTCAGATAATAGAGGAAGATAAAATAATAGAAAAAGATGAAGAATTTTGGAAAGAAGTTATTGAGATATATAACAAGGTGAGACACCTCTACGAGAGGAAAGGCATGGATAAGGAAGATTTGAAGTTAATCTATCTTTAACGCGACCTATTGGGCTGTTGAACCTTTGCTTATCTAACGTCAGCTACAATAATCTATAAAGCATTATCTGAGCAATTACAAAAAGTGGGGGTTAAGGGCGCGGAAAGCCTCGCCTTTCTGAGGCGGGGAGGAGTCAGACTAAGAAAGTGCTTCCAGATTTTCCGTGAGAAACGTAAACAAATGAAGGCTTTAAACACTTTATTTTCTCAACGCTCTTAATTAGTTCTTCAAGGTTCTCATATATCGAGGGATATTTAAGGCCCTTGTTAGTTCCTTGTAGAGTGTCACCAACAATTACTGAATTAATGGAAGGTAAATACAAAGAGATGGAATCGTTAGTATGTCCCGGAGTCCTTAAAACTTCAACTCCTTCAACTAATTCCCCTTCCTTAAGTATAAGGTCTTCCTTAACTCCATGAAATTTCTTAAAAAAGAAAGGCCTACCTAGAGCAAATGCTACCTTTAGAAAGGCGGAATGCAATACCGGTTCCCTTATTTTACCTTCTCTTAAATAATCAACGCCGTTAGCATCTATTGCGAACTTAGCTTTAGTATAATTCCTTAGCTCATAAGCGCCACCTATGTGGTCAGGGTGAGTATGAGTGAAAACTACGTAGTCCAACTTTACTCCTTTAGAGTTGAGGAATTCAGCTATTCTCTTACCGCTCCCTGGAGTTCCAGCATCTACCAAAATGTAACCTTTATCGTAATCTATTAGGAAGGATTTAACGAACCTTAAAGGTATTTCATAAACCTTCATAATTAAATTACCTCGTTAACGCTATTAAAAGTGCGTTACGTGGATAATGATATTTAGGTGAGTACACAAAATATATCGTGATGGAGGAGTTAATAAAGAAGGCTGAGGAGAAAGGGATAAACGTTGAGGATTTAATAATTTCAGCTTTATCCAAAGAAGACCCTCAAGAAGGAATAAAACTTAGATTGACTTTAGCTGAAAAGTACATGGTAGAAAGCGAAGAATACCTAACTAAAGGTGACGTAGTTCAATCTTCAAAAAAAGCTTATAAGGTTGCTGAGGAGATAGTCAAAGCCTTTGCTGAGAAGTTTAATTTAACCGAATATCAGCAGGCAGTAAAGGAAGATAGATGGCATACTTATACTTTAGCAAATGCCGCAGCAAAACTTTCCTCAAGGTTAGGTGATTGGATTAAAACTGGGTGGAATTCAGCTTACGCACTTCACGTATGGGGATTTCATGAAGCTAAGTTGGATTTGGATAGCGTAAAAAACTTATTACAAGACGTTAAAAGAATGCTAGAAGAAAGTAAAAAGATATTATCTTAGTTTATAATACATTTAGCGACTAATGAGAAATAGTCTAAATGATTTAAATAATTGAATAAATTTTCCCTTATAATAGTTGTGAAGATTAATAAATCTTTTAAAGCCTAGCAGAAATAATAATCTGGCTCCCCTAACTGAGATATGATGTAGGCTAGCGGGACTGAGAAGTGAAGATATAGTTTCTCTATTTCATAATACAATATGGAAATGACGAGAAAAGTAATAAAATATTATGCTATAATTTATCGATAACTTGAAAAAGTTTTTATCAGACATGTATCAGAAAAAGGTTTAAAAGACCTACTATTTTTTAATTTTCTTTCAATGCTTAACCTGGCGTAATTAAAAAGAGTTCTCGAAGAAAAATGATGGAAATATATAAATTAAATCTAGGAATTAGGTTAGCAATAGCTCTACTAGGATTAGCACTAGCAGCTTTAGGAATGACACACGTGTTCTTCGCAGGACCAAGTGACTCAGGCTTAATAGATTAAAATTTTTTAATATTATAACGGTAATCTTTTTAAGTTAATGAACGACGTTTTTTCGTGTTAATCGAAAAAGAGAAGATAATGCTTTCAGAAATTTTATATTATTTGCAAAGATTTGGCGATCTAAATCCTAAGGTAATTGGTGCGATTTCTAGAATAAAAGAAGCTAATAAATTAATTCAGTGGCTTAGAGAAAACTTCCATTATAGGCTCGCTCCTATTCCTAGATATGAAGCCTTAGGATTAAAGAAATATTATGTTACAATTTACTCTAACTATGCTGATATTTCTTTATATAATACTTATGAACTATTTGACGGAATAACTTCTTTTATCTTAAGAGATGTTATTAATCCTTTAGTGCTAAATCTTTCAATTTATTATAATTCAACAGATTTTGATAGAGTTCTAGATTATTTACAAGATGAGGGAATAATTTATCATTATGACATACATAAGGTTGAGGAAGAGAAATTTTACCCTATTGATTACTCCATCTTTGATTTCGAGAAGAGAGAATTCACAGGAATACTAAATTCTCCAAGAGAACCTTTTGAATTACCAGATTTGACCGAAGGTTTCTTCCCTGATGAAGTAGATATGAAAATTATTGGCAAAAAACAAGAAAGGACAATCTCATCACTTAAGGATATATCTACAATGCTTGGAATATCTTTCAAAGATGCGTTATATCATACTCAAGCTCACGTGATAGGGAAAGGATTAATAAAGGGGTACTCTATCTATTTGTATAAACCTGACTTTAGGTTAGAGATTAGCTTTAGTGAGGAAGATACTTTGGAAGAACTATCTAGAATACCTAGCATGTACCTAGCATATAAGCTGGATGACAAAACATATTATGCTCACGTGTTCGACAATTCTTCTAGACTTCTAAACTACTTGGATTTTATATCTTCTCTAAAAGGAAAGGATACGATAGAAGTTTACATTCATCCGTTCAATGAGAAATTTATGTTTACAGCTTCTATACCTTATGAGCACTTCGAGAATGGAAGATGGAACTTTAATACAGAGGTTATGATGTTGAGGGCAGAGAAACTAGTAAAGAAAATTGAAGAGAAGGAAGGAAGAAGAGAAGAAGAGGAATAAAAAGAGCCGTTGTCGTTTTCTAAAAGTATATTAATTGCATTTTATTCCCAACTCTTCTTTAACCTCCTCAAGTACGTCTTTATATTCTTGATCTTTAATTTCACATAAATATCTAGAATATTCCTTAACAACTTTCTCCTTTGTTTATTATTCCGAGGTCTATTAACGGAATTAAAGTTACGTACCAACTTAAGGCTCTTACTACGACGTTATTGTCTTTTAACATTTCTAAAAAATAAGGGGAAAGGGCTTTGCATTCTTCAACCGTCAAAAACTTCTCTTCTATCAATTTCTTTACGAAATTCCAAGCCCTATACCTAGTCCCTGTGTCTGGAAATTTTAACATTTCTATAATAAAATCTTTGCCAAGTTCTTTATAATGAACCTCAACATAATTCCAAGCTTCGTGCTTTAATTCCTTATCTTCACTCTGTAGGTACTCCTTTATTCTTGATTTCATCATTAACTTTATTCTTCACGAATCTTAAGTATTTTCATTTTTGCATATTTTAAATATTGGCTTTATGTTACCAAAACGCATGAATGCAGGTCTGCTAAAATGTTCCGCAATTTTTATTTTCTTTATCTCCTTGTTAACCTTCTCCACTATACTTGGATTTACTACCATGATACGTTAAGTTTGTCAACTATTTTACTTATTTCTCTACCGAAATAATCAATAAACCTCATGCAATATTCGTATTTCTTTATATTATTCATATGCCTAAGGATCATCGTTAGAAATCTAACTTTTCGTTAGGACTAGCCAATTCTAATTGAGAGAATTTGCGCATAAAACAATAATCGATTATTGCTCCTTATTTCTGTTGCGAAGATTGAGGTGGTTGTAGTATTCTGATGAAAGCCCTTCCATTAGAATTTTCAACTATCTTGTGAACAGTGGTCAGTTGAAAGGTTATCCTAGTTGCATGGTAAACGGAGAGTACCAAATCTTGTAGCTTTTGATCTGCTTCAAGTTCTATGATCTTTAGTCCTAACTCTTTCAATTTATCCTTACTTATAGGAGCCGAATGAGATTTCAGTTCCTTGTGGTTACTTAAATATTCAACAATTCTTTTTGCTTTGTTTTTGGCGTTGTTATCTCCTTTTAGCATGTATTTGATTAACCATTCCTCTCCTAGTTTCTTGGTTAATTCTATTGCATTTCTAGCTTCTTCAAGTATACCCGGTGGGTATTGTTGTATTTTTGGTGCCCATACTAGTAAATTATCCCTATCTTGTTTTACCTCTTCTTTAGCTCTATTAAACTCCTCTAGTATTGACTGTGCTGAGATGGGAATTTGTCCGTAAGGCATGGTGATAACGAATTGAGGATCTATGGGACCTAGATTTGATTGCTTACCCATTATTATCTCATCTGATGCCAAAGCAAATAGCGTAGCAGCTGACATCGCGGCATCTGGGATTATAGCAGTTATTCTATCAAATTTTTTCCTTAAGTACTCCACTATAGATTGTGCAGCTTCTATTTGACCTCCCGGGCTATGTAAAATTATAGCAATTTCTTTATCTTTTATACCATATACCGTTTCCATAAATGCTTGCTTATCAGCCCACGTAATTTGAACGTCAATAGGACTTAAAATTGGATTATCCATCCATCGAGTAGCGTAAAGTATAACCGGTTTCTTTAAATAATCTGCGACTTCTTTTAAGTATTTTCTTCTAACCTTATCTAACGATAAAGGATCTGTCTTTAATGAATTTAATATCTCGTTTAAAATTTCAGACCATGTGGGCAAAAAATGCACCTTATACAGAAGAAGTTGAAGGAAATACTTTTAATCCTTTGTTGAGGAAAGGCTCGTATAATTTATTTATTTGTTCAGCATACTTATTATAAACCTCTAGAAGTTCTAGCAAATCTTTGATATAAATAGTAGAATTTTTATCCAATTTTCCCACATCATCAATTGTCATATTATATAATTTTATTACAAGCTTTTTAAAATCATCTATTAAAACTTCTCGTTAAAAGCACGCTACAACATTAAATTCGGAAAAATTTTAAGCGTGGCCTCAACTAATTATGAAATGTAAAGATTTATGGACTTTAATAGAGAGTAACTTAAAAACTCTCTCTACTTGCTAAGGGGGAATTTATTTACTCTCGTTAATAGAGAAACTTTATGTCTTTTGTTAAGAGAGTATGAGCAAAAATATGAAGCAAGAGAAAGAGATTTAGATTTTCTACGAAAAGAAGAATAAACATTTTGAATTAATTTTCAAGATAGAATTGGAATAGGCCTATCCTACCTAAGTTCATGTATTTTAATCATATTTTGAGAAATAGATATTGCGTCACAATGCTCGTTACTGCCTCCTCTCCTTACCATTTCTTCCTTAACTTTGCCATTTAATCCATTAAATATGATCTCAAAGTCTAGGAAGATATTAACATCTTCTTTCTCCATTTCAAAGTAACAGCCTTTATCGTTTATGCCTCCAGAATTTATCTTAAGGATTGGCATTTTTTTCTTCCCTAATACGTTCGTGATATAGTTTTGAGAACCAATCAAATTCTTTTTCCATCACATCTGATATCCCAGGGATTCCGTTACTTATTTCTTCTGCAGATTTTTCCTCAACTATACCGTCATGAAAGTAATAAAACTTAACATTCTTTGAGTTAGCCTTTTCCACAGCCTTCGCTAACTCTTCGTAATTGCTTAATTTCAGAGATTTGAAAAGTTCTGCCACTTCCTCCGCCTTAGGTTTAAGCAGAGTAAGGAAGGAGAGAGTATAAATTATTGTTTGACTGTGTGTGCTTATTACTAGCTTATTATTAAGGGCGTACAGGATCATTGAAATTAGTAATTGATATTTTTCGTGTAATTGAGTTTCTGGCTCTTCATAGAGTACTAATTCCTCTTTTTCCTTTATTGACAAAAGAACGCTTAATAATTCCATTATAGACGCTGAGGTGAACTTCCAAGGGATCAATTTTCCTTTCTCTTTATAAATTAGTTTGTTACCTATAACCTCTATATTGCCTGGTATCAGTGGTTGCAATAATTTATATACGTCCTCGTTTATCTTTTTATTACTTAATTTTGTGAAATACTCGAATAATTGGGGAAGATTAGATAATCCTATAGCAGTTAAAGCTACATTAATAAAGCCAGGTAACTGGTCACCCTCAGCTAACGTCTCATATGTTGCTAATGACCTCCAATAAGGGATAAATAACGTGCTCTTTATTCCTTCAATTTCATTTAGTTTTTCATAAAATGATTCCAGAAATTTAGATAATATCCTTTCTCCTATTTTATTGATTAGGTTGGTTGATATTTCCTTAAGAACATACTCCTTGCATGGTTCTGAAAGATTTTGAGTGCCTAGTTGGTAATTTACTGAAACTTTATTGTCGCGAATACTAGCAGTAAATTTTATTCCGTTTCTTAGCACGTCACTTACTGTTTCGTCGCATTCTGAAGGAAGAACTATGGACTGAAATTTGAGATAATCTTCATAATCTTCATAAATTTGATAGTTTTTCATGAAGTCTATAAAACTAAAAGGTTCAACGCTAAATTCTCCTTCTGGCAAATATTGTTTAAGATATTCATCGGAAGGAGAATATTCAAACTCTATATATCCTTCCTTTTTAATCTCTCCTCTAATATTCATTACTCCGTTACCTGCTTTAATAAATCTATATTTTAGTGACGTGGTAAAAGGTAAGAATAACGGAGGATTGAGAGCGTAATATAAAGCTAGGAGAGCAGTACTCTTACCAGAATTTGGAGGCCCAAAGAAGACAGTGAGATCACCCAAATCTATATTAGCCTCATTTATAGGCCCTAAAGAGGTAACCTTAATCTTCATGTAATAACACTTTATGTGCATGATATTAAACTTTGAGAACGAGTAACTTTATTCTTCACGAATCTTAAACTTAAGCTATGGCATTTCTCCAGCAAGTTATAAGCACAGCTTCTGGCTTGAGCTCTGTAGTATCAACTGTCGCCCTAGTATGGACAATCTATTACTACAGAAAGCAGACGGAGCTTTTGAAAACTCAAATAGATGAGATGAAGAAAGAGTCGTCTGTACAAGAATGCCTCCAATTAAGGGATTCTACTATAAGGCTTCACGAAGTTTTATCTCCTTTAATGCTTGATGAAATAGGAGAAATAGAAAACTTCAGAGATGAACTTAACAAGGTTTGTTCTTCTCCTTCAGTTTCTTGCATTTCTTATATACACAACCTCTTTTCTAGACCGGAGAAAATAGGAGAATTTAAGGAAAAGATTTCTAGGCTATTGAGGGACTTAAATAGCTTGAAGGTAGGCGATCCGCGTTTTAAGAATTACGAAGAGTTCGTAGAGGACGTTTATTCGTCAATCTGCAATATTCCTTACTCCTCGTCCAAGGGTGAATGTGAACTTTTAGAAGAAATTGAAAGAATGAAGAACGAATATTCTGAAATTATTAAGTTAACTGACGTACCACTAATTAATGACATAAAAGGTAATATGATGAAGGAGATCGAACTCGGCAAGGAAGTAGGCAAGCTAGGCATTGATGATTTATTTGACGTCGTGGATAAGTTCTCTTTCATAATAGACGGCAAATGCGGAGATAAAACTTGTAAGGACGTTTTCCCACTAAGGGACGTGATAGAAGGGAAGATTAATCCCTTGAAAGAAATGATAGAGAATCCGAAGGAATTTTATAAAAAGTACGGACTGGAATTGGGATGTGACGAATATAAACCTCTTTTAGTAAAAATAAGGGAAGTAGTAGAGGATGATGAGGAATCAAAGGTGTTTTATTCAATACTCTACTTGAACTGGATCTCTAATCAATTTAAGAGTTACGCCACGGGTAAACACAATGGTTAATACAATTCAATTGCCTTCTGAAATTGATATAAAAGTAAGGATGAAGGCAGAGCTTGAGAGAATAACTTGCATTTCGAGTTAGAAAACCTTAATACTCTACTAGATGGTAAATTAATAGATGATGAACACCCAACCTCCAGAAGAGTGAAGAAGGCTAGATTGTCTGAACTGCTACATGTTTCTTTCAGTTGGTTATCTTATGCCTTTCGAAATAAGTAATAATTTTGAAAGCTTATTAACCTCTTATTACACTAGTAATTATGCACCTTAAACTACTAAAAGCTGTTCTGATTTTTTCCTTATTATTTTTAACACAAATTAATGGATATTCACCATTGAAAGTTACTCATGTTTTTTCCTCTCATATTTTTCCTCCCAAGGAAAATCCCAAATTATCAAATGTAAAAGCACAGGAGGTTAATGTTTATTCATCGTATAGTAGTGAGCCTGCTCCAATGGGTATAGCGGATTATGGTGTATGTCCAAATGGGGCATATATAGTACATAAAACTCAAGTGCTGGCTAAAGCTTGCATAAATAATCTATGCGTCCAGACCAGTTCTTATACTAACTGCATTTCAGCCCAACTTAACGTCGTACTTACTTATAATTATCAAGGTCATCAATATTCTATCTGGTTACAAGATGTTGCTTTAATAATGCTGTTCAACGATACCATAAAATTCATAGATAATGTTTGGAACATGACATCTCCAAAGGCTGGAGTTGGTGGAATACAAGGTAACGGCGTTATATGTTCCTCAGGTGGAGTGACTTTTTACTATTACTGTGCAAACGGTTATCCTGGAAGTCCTACAACTTTCTCTTATCCTTTACACTTTTGCGTGCTAATAAAGGTCGGAGTAAATTCCTTGGATGAACCCGTGGCTTATTTCTGCTATAACGATGGCTACGGTTGGGTTAGGTACGATAAAGTGACTTTCTTATTCCCTGGATCAAATAACGTTAGCATAACAATTAACGGTTGTCAATATACAGGCTCAGGAAACTTTTATGATATAGAATTCGTCATAGGAGGGCCAGGAGGAGGTTCTTCTGCAACATTTAATTCTGGATGCGTATATTTGTATTTATACTACTGGAATGGACAAAGTTTTCAGGAAGTGAAAAACGCGTATAATTTCGGTTCAGATACTGCAGAGACCTCATGTAACGTCATAGATTGTGCTTATTCACAAAATGGTCAATATGCTGCAAAATTAACTCCTGGCTCTGGATCCCTTGGTATGTTATGGTCTTCAAATCAAGTTTCAGCTAGTAACATAGAAATCATGCACTATTATTCGACTTTAACCATATCGGAATGGAGTTATAAAGCATAAAACGCTTTATTATTTCCTAAACTTAAGCTATTCTCCGTATCTTTT from Acidianus ambivalens harbors:
- a CDS encoding thermopsin; this translates as MHLKLLKAVLIFSLLFLTQINGYSPLKVTHVFSSHIFPPKENPKLSNVKAQEVNVYSSYSSEPAPMGIADYGVCPNGAYIVHKTQVLAKACINNLCVQTSSYTNCISAQLNVVLTYNYQGHQYSIWLQDVALIMLFNDTIKFIDNVWNMTSPKAGVGGIQGNGVICSSGGVTFYYYCANGYPGSPTTFSYPLHFCVLIKVGVNSLDEPVAYFCYNDGYGWVRYDKVTFLFPGSNNVSITINGCQYTGSGNFYDIEFVIGGPGGGSSATFNSGCVYLYLYYWNGQSFQEVKNAYNFGSDTAETSCNVIDCAYSQNGQYAAKLTPGSGSLGMLWSSNQVSASNIEIMHYYSTLTISEWSYKA
- a CDS encoding SDH family Clp fold serine proteinase → MPTWSEILNEILNSLKTDPLSLDKVRRKYLKEVADYLKKPVILYATRWMDNPILSPIDVQITWADKQAFMETVYGIKDKEIAIILHSPGGQIEAAQSIVEYLRKKFDRITAIIPDAAMSAATLFALASDEIIMGKQSNLGPIDPQFVITMPYGQIPISAQSILEEFNRAKEEVKQDRDNLLVWAPKIQQYPPGILEEARNAIELTKKLGEEWLIKYMLKGDNNAKNKAKRIVEYLSNHKELKSHSAPISKDKLKELGLKIIELEADQKLQDLVLSVYHATRITFQLTTVHKIVENSNGRAFIRILQPPQSSQQK
- a CDS encoding PaREP1 family protein, encoding MEELIKKAEEKGINVEDLIISALSKEDPQEGIKLRLTLAEKYMVESEEYLTKGDVVQSSKKAYKVAEEIVKAFAEKFNLTEYQQAVKEDRWHTYTLANAAAKLSSRLGDWIKTGWNSAYALHVWGFHEAKLDLDSVKNLLQDVKRMLEESKKILS
- a CDS encoding MBL fold metallo-hydrolase; this encodes MKVYEIPLRFVKSFLIDYDKGYILVDAGTPGSGKRIAEFLNSKGVKLDYVVFTHTHPDHIGGAYELRNYTKAKFAIDANGVDYLREGKIREPVLHSAFLKVAFALGRPFFFKKFHGVKEDLILKEGELVEGVEVLRTPGHTNDSISLYLPSINSVIVGDTLQGTNKGLKYPSIYENLEELIKSVEKIKCLKPSFVYVSHGKSGSTFLV
- a CDS encoding AAA family ATPase, whose translation is MKIKVTSLGPINEANIDLGDLTVFFGPPNSGKSTALLALYYALNPPLFLPFTTSLKYRFIKAGNGVMNIRGEIKKEGYIEFEYSPSDEYLKQYLPEGEFSVEPFSFIDFMKNYQIYEDYEDYLKFQSIVLPSECDETVSDVLRNGIKFTASIRDNKVSVNYQLGTQNLSEPCKEYVLKEISTNLINKIGERILSKFLESFYEKLNEIEGIKSTLFIPYWRSLATYETLAEGDQLPGFINVALTAIGLSNLPQLFEYFTKLSNKKINEDVYKLLQPLIPGNIEVIGNKLIYKEKGKLIPWKFTSASIMELLSVLLSIKEKEELVLYEEPETQLHEKYQLLISMILYALNNKLVISTHSQTIIYTLSFLTLLKPKAEEVAELFKSLKLSNYEELAKAVEKANSKNVKFYYFHDGIVEEKSAEEISNGIPGISDVMEKEFDWFSKLYHERIREEKNANP
- a CDS encoding AsnC family protein gives rise to the protein MLIEKEKIMLSEILYYLQRFGDLNPKVIGAISRIKEANKLIQWLRENFHYRLAPIPRYEALGLKKYYVTIYSNYADISLYNTYELFDGITSFILRDVINPLVLNLSIYYNSTDFDRVLDYLQDEGIIYHYDIHKVEEEKFYPIDYSIFDFEKREFTGILNSPREPFELPDLTEGFFPDEVDMKIIGKKQERTISSLKDISTMLGISFKDALYHTQAHVIGKGLIKGYSIYLYKPDFRLEISFSEEDTLEELSRIPSMYLAYKLDDKTYYAHVFDNSSRLLNYLDFISSLKGKDTIEVYIHPFNEKFMFTASIPYEHFENGRWNFNTEVMMLRAEKLVKKIEEKEGRREEEE